A genomic region of Torulaspora delbrueckii CBS 1146 chromosome 7, complete genome contains the following coding sequences:
- the GID8 gene encoding glucose-induced degradation complex subunit GID8 (similar to Saccharomyces cerevisiae GID8 (YMR135C); ancestral locus Anc_2.396) codes for MSAKIYEKKSFTKEEWAEQVAASTAATLGDMSGSVNDMTSGKRKENGSTSAEPTIPKLLLNYFVCMAYEESSVRMARELGYVKSNKDVQEFNDLYKIRERAHISELLKRGQVSEAMEEINSIFGIEVLECGAAGSWNDPGSTADGSSNGNTAKSNGKEDLHFKLLLLNLIEMIRAHDQQRSQRSDGDDSDDDFVLKLIEYSQEKLALKAASNKSYMAELELVMTLLLFPKNGSSKVKLPKSLKNLYSLSLRSNIADLVNRKLLRCLHPQVANHASHNAKFPDLIGFSNGIIGKQFSHYNEMLVVRPKEDIAQSLITEKMGDLRESADSYLRSSVTSVSEDWSRTTDLIKEQQKNDSKNTTQSADQFPNDDFNLSEYQYEAKLVQIMKLWAWCENQLHNNDIGAPRVESSI; via the coding sequence ATGAGTGCTAAGATTtatgagaagaaatctttcaCTAAGGAAGAATGGGCTGAACAGGTTGCAGCTTCCACGGCAGCTACGCTGGGCGATATGTCTGGTAGTGTCAATGATATGACTTCAGGGAAACGTAAGGAGAATGGGAGTACTTCAGCTGAACCTACGATTCCGAAACTGTTATTGAACTATTTTGTTTGTATGGCGTATGAGGAATCCAGTGTTCGTATGGCCAGGGAACTTGGGTATGTGAAATCAAACAAGGACGTTCAGGAGTTCAATGACCTTTATAAGATCAGGGAACGTGCGCACATTAgtgagcttttgaaaagaggCCAGGTCTCTGAAGCGATGGAAGAGAtaaattcaatttttggtATTGAAGTATTGGAATGCGGCGCAGCGGGATCTTGGAATGACCCAGGTAGTACCGCAGACGGTTCAAGTAATGGGAATACTGCCAAATCTAACGGTAAGGAGGATCTGCATTTTAAattgctgctgttgaacTTGATCGAAATGATCCGCGCACATGATCAGCAGCGTTCGCAAAGGTCCGATGGTGATGATTCTGACGACGACTTTGTCTTGAAGTTGATCGAGTATTCTCAGGAGAAACTGGCGTTGAAAGCTGCTTCCAACAAGAGTTATATGGCGGAATTGGAGTTGGTAATGACACTCTTGTTATTCCCAAAGAATGGCTCGTCAAAGGTAAAATTAccaaaaagtttgaagaacttgtaTTCTCTTTCGTTGAGATCCAACATCGCAGACCTGGTTAATCGTAAATTGCTGAGATGTCTACATCCTCAAGTGGCGAACCACGCGAGCCATAATGCTAAATTTCCGGATCTGATCGGCTTCAGCAACGGTATTATTGGTAAACAGTTCTCACATTACAACGAAATGCTCGTGGTTAGGCCCAAGGAAGATATTGCACAGAGTTTGATAACTGAAAAAATGGGGGATCTGCGAGAGTCAGCCGATAGTTACCTAAGGTCATCTGTCACTTCGGTCAGTGAAGACTGGAGTCGGACCActgatttgatcaaagaacaacaaaaaaatGACTCTAAAAATACAACCCAATCCGCTGATCAGTTCCCGAACGACGACTTTAACTTATCAGAGTATCAGTATGAGGCCAAACTCGTTCAAATCATGAAATTGTGGGCGTGGTGTGAAAATCAATTACATAACAATGATATAGGAGCTCCCCGAGTTGAGAGTAGCATATAG
- the ERG29 gene encoding Erg29p (similar to Saccharomyces cerevisiae YMR134W; ancestral locus Anc_2.397) — protein sequence MNLSEKYFEFEANIIDRLARTPYVHQFVHDKISGRITLFLMVVGTMALINELYITIEMTFLQKDTYEELNKGYIDESLKLHKMIVDDKYHSREYTDEKSGIVIEEFEDRDKFFAKPVHVAHLYVMCNVLQDGKKLLAKPLQFHIEFSPEDYEDEKRPEFGCRLRVLRTKLYHFFKDTELFDELVKDPKNFTVSRGVNIYNTLKEPLPCEIDEVQLCFLKIETGDTIECNFVI from the coding sequence ATGAATCTAAGTGAAAAGTACTTTGAATTTGAGGCTAACATTATTGACCGATTAGCACGTACGCCCTATGTGCACCAATTCGTCCATGACAAGATTAGTGGTCGAATCACATTGTTCCTGATGGTAGTTGGTACGATGGCGCTCATAAACGAGTTATACATCACCATTGAGATGACCTTTTTACAGAAGGACACCTATGAAGAGCTTAATAAAGGTTATATTGATgagagcttgaaattgcATAAGATGATTGTGGACGATAAATATCATAGCCGAGAATACACTGACGAGAAGAGCGGCATTGTGATAGAAGAGTTCGAGGATAGAGATAAGTTCTTTGCGAAGCCGGTTCATGTGGCTCACCTCTATGTGATGTGCAACGTTTTGCAAGATGGAAAAAAGCTTTTAGCGAAACCTCTGCAATTTCATATCGAATTTTCACCTGAGGATTATGAGGACGAGAAAAGGCCCGAGTTTGGCTGTAGGCTACGGGTACTGCGGACTAAGCTTTATCATTTTTTCAAGGATACTGAGCTTTTCGACGAGTTAGTGAAAGATCCAAAAAACTTCACCGTTTCTCGAGGTGTCAACATTTAcaatactttgaaagagcCACTGCCTTGTGAAATTGACGAAGTTCAACtgtgtttcttgaagattgaaacAGGTGACACCATTGAATGCAATTTTGTAATCTAA
- the TDEL0G03300 gene encoding uncharacterized protein produces MKLVLGLTFLELALVAQCAPLNEQDSSANGSISTVGLVTTAAEQQASASDIASSQTPATVYSFLGESGDASSAILQMPTSSSEMLASATSDSMDESSAVSQFLNGSGDLNSKQTATGRASSVTSIKSSGVSSASNSSSRASSHANSSSGNSTGSSSSTNSVTTSGGANKMGLPLVAGGLVAGIVALL; encoded by the coding sequence atgaaattggtaTTGGGTCTCACTTTTTTGGAGCTGGCTCTAGTAGCCCAATGTGCGCCTTTAAATGAGCAAGATAGTTCTGCGAATGGCTCAATTAGTACGGTAGGTTTGGTGACTACAGCAGCCGAACAACAGGCCTCTGCTTCAGATATCGCTTCTTCACAAACACCAGCCACGGTATATTCGTTTCTTGGCGAATCTGGCGATGCTTCTTCAGCCATCCTGCAAATGCCGACTTCAAGCTCGGAGATGCTGGCATCCGCAACTTCAGACTCCATGGACGAATCTTCTGCCGTATCACAATTTCTGAACGGTAGCGGCGATTTAAATTCTAAGCAGACTGCCACTGGTAGGGCATCTAGCGTCACATCTATAAAGAGCTCCGGAGTGAGCTCGGCATccaactcttcttctcggGCAAGCTCACATGCTAATTCGAGCTCTGGTAACTCTACCGGCTCATCGTCATCTACCAATAGTGTCACGACCTCCGGCGGTGCTAATAAGATGGGCCTTCCACTTGTCGCCGGTGGGTTAGTAGCAGGCATTGTAGCATTACTATAG